The following coding sequences lie in one Saccharopolyspora hordei genomic window:
- a CDS encoding FAD-linked oxidase C-terminal domain-containing protein codes for MQATSIETERSTLDQVVRRFRDVLPPDSVITDPQQRRTYECDGLASHRVVPAVVVLPDTAEQVRDIVRICAEHDVPFVARGAGTGLSGGALPHSDGVLVVTAKMRRILEIDLDNERAVVEPGVINLDVTRAVSGQGYYFAPDPSSQQVCSVGGNVAENSGGAHCLKYGFTTNHILALEVVTPDGEVVELGGPVREAPGYDLLGAFIGSEGTLGVVTKITVRLMRTPEAVKTLLAGFPSTDEAGAAVSAIIADGVTPAAIEMMDALAIEAAEQAVQCGYPEGAGAVLVVELDGPAAEVEHTFAEVQRHCEAHGAFEIRVAADDHERAMIWKGRKSAFAAVGRISPDYIVQDGVIPRTALPEVLGRIARLSAETGVRVANVFHAGDGNLHPLVLFDDSEPGAGERAEEVSGAILDLCIEHGGSITGEHGVGADKVKYMGRMFTADDLDTMQRVRCAFDPAGICNPGKLFPTPRLCGEAPGRRRGVHPLTEAGLAEQF; via the coding sequence ATGCAGGCGACCAGCATCGAGACCGAGCGGAGCACGCTCGACCAGGTGGTGCGGCGGTTCCGCGACGTGCTGCCGCCGGACTCGGTGATCACCGATCCGCAGCAGCGGCGCACCTACGAGTGCGACGGCCTGGCCAGCCACCGGGTCGTGCCCGCCGTCGTGGTGCTGCCCGACACCGCGGAGCAGGTCCGCGACATCGTCCGGATCTGCGCCGAGCACGACGTTCCGTTCGTGGCACGCGGAGCGGGCACCGGGCTGTCCGGCGGGGCGCTGCCGCACTCCGACGGCGTGCTGGTGGTGACCGCGAAGATGCGGCGCATCCTGGAGATCGACCTGGACAACGAGCGCGCCGTGGTGGAACCCGGCGTGATCAACCTCGACGTCACCCGGGCGGTCTCCGGGCAGGGCTACTACTTCGCCCCCGACCCCTCCAGCCAGCAGGTCTGCTCGGTCGGCGGCAACGTCGCGGAGAACTCCGGCGGCGCGCACTGCCTGAAGTACGGGTTCACCACCAACCACATCCTCGCGCTCGAAGTGGTCACCCCCGACGGTGAGGTGGTCGAACTCGGCGGCCCGGTGCGCGAGGCCCCCGGCTACGACCTGCTCGGCGCGTTCATCGGCAGCGAAGGCACCCTCGGCGTGGTCACCAAGATCACCGTCCGGCTGATGCGCACGCCCGAGGCGGTGAAGACGTTGCTCGCGGGCTTCCCGTCGACCGACGAGGCGGGCGCGGCGGTGTCGGCGATCATCGCCGACGGCGTCACCCCGGCCGCGATCGAGATGATGGACGCGCTGGCCATCGAAGCCGCCGAGCAAGCCGTCCAGTGCGGCTACCCGGAGGGCGCCGGCGCGGTGCTCGTCGTCGAGCTGGACGGCCCGGCCGCCGAGGTCGAGCACACCTTCGCCGAGGTGCAGCGGCACTGCGAAGCGCACGGCGCGTTCGAGATCCGCGTCGCCGCCGACGACCACGAGCGGGCGATGATCTGGAAGGGCCGCAAGTCCGCGTTCGCCGCGGTCGGTCGCATCAGCCCCGACTACATCGTGCAGGACGGGGTGATCCCGCGGACCGCGCTGCCCGAGGTGCTCGGCCGCATCGCCCGGCTGTCCGCCGAGACCGGCGTGCGGGTGGCCAACGTCTTCCACGCCGGCGACGGCAACCTGCACCCGCTGGTGCTCTTCGACGACTCCGAACCCGGCGCCGGCGAGCGCGCCGAAGAGGTCTCCGGCGCCATCCTCGACCTGTGCATCGAGCACGGTGGCTCCATCACCGGCGAGCACGGTGTCGGCGCGGACAAGGTCAAGTACATGGGCCGCATGTTCACCGCCGACGACCTCGACACCATGCAGCGCGTGCGCTGCGCCTTCGACCCGGCCGGGATCTGCAACCCCGGCAAGCTCTTCCCCACGCCGCGGCTCTGCGGGGAGGCCCCCGGGCGCCGGCGCGGCGTGCACCCACTGACCGAAGCAGGATTGGCGGAGCAGTTCTGA